A single genomic interval of Koleobacter methoxysyntrophicus harbors:
- a CDS encoding DUF5693 family protein, with protein MKKLQHCLNLALNLVLVISIIAALTVGLHRYIIEREYRYIDLTIDFEDLKKTVGAWDIEKALMILKSNGLTSVAVHEVTLESLRQEGKISVFGGGELLAERRLNGININPSYTYIFTNDSKVFDHLNYELTARFTGDRVEVLATDNSYLLVVKHPATRTLLEMEMGFNMDDFDFVKSLGLNIIPRVRNNPHFNSSYIDNLFQCFKEYPVSALIFVGDEVLGFPENLDVTAAYLKQFDIPFGLIESLTGSSPNLKQAGMEQLAKKTDYKTTRVFSLQEREVRALEPKEIIDKWVRSTERNNRILYLRTITRPYNFPEENIAITAQALGELKARLEKLGYERGKVIPLTPFRANKIILLIISAGATAGGVLLLRELFPISETAQGAIYLTLFLIIALLLFTPLWILDVLMVALAGSIIFPSLAIVSVLRELDGNRAAPKHIVMLYVKTIIITMIGALFIAAVLADIRFFLKLDSFRGVKFAFIVPLLLVGMYYIGNYGFENKYKNNRGYSGYIKNIIELFNLQIQVKHLVLLAFAGAVVTIYLLRSGNLPGIGVSGLEMKIRAFLEDAFIARPRTKEFLIGHPMLILLIGSCNVMSLSKFKLPLALGAAVGQISVVNTFSHLHIPILLSVYRTLYGGVIGLFIGLFIFAVWKDIEKRLKAVRKEHNDE; from the coding sequence ATGAAGAAATTACAACATTGTTTAAATCTTGCTCTGAACCTTGTTTTGGTCATAAGTATAATTGCAGCTTTAACCGTAGGCCTGCATCGATATATTATTGAAAGGGAATACAGATACATCGATCTAACTATAGATTTCGAAGACCTGAAAAAAACCGTTGGTGCATGGGATATAGAGAAGGCTTTAATGATACTTAAATCTAACGGATTGACTTCGGTAGCCGTACATGAAGTTACTTTAGAATCACTTAGACAAGAAGGTAAAATTTCCGTATTTGGAGGCGGCGAACTCCTTGCCGAGAGGAGATTAAATGGGATAAACATAAATCCCAGCTATACATATATATTTACAAATGATTCAAAGGTCTTTGACCATTTGAATTATGAATTGACTGCACGTTTTACCGGAGATAGGGTAGAGGTTCTAGCAACAGATAACAGTTATCTGCTTGTTGTAAAACACCCTGCAACGAGAACTCTTTTAGAAATGGAAATGGGCTTTAATATGGATGATTTCGATTTCGTAAAATCCCTTGGATTAAATATTATACCAAGGGTGAGAAACAATCCGCATTTTAATAGTTCTTATATAGATAATTTGTTTCAATGTTTTAAAGAATACCCGGTATCGGCGTTGATTTTTGTCGGGGATGAGGTGCTGGGTTTTCCCGAGAATCTAGATGTTACGGCAGCATACCTGAAACAGTTTGATATTCCTTTTGGGCTGATAGAATCCCTTACGGGGTCATCACCGAATTTAAAACAGGCAGGGATGGAGCAGCTGGCTAAAAAAACGGATTATAAAACAACCCGGGTTTTCAGCCTCCAGGAGAGGGAAGTAAGGGCTCTTGAGCCAAAAGAGATTATAGATAAATGGGTTAGGTCTACGGAAAGGAATAACCGAATATTATATCTAAGGACCATAACAAGGCCTTATAATTTCCCTGAGGAAAATATAGCTATAACTGCACAGGCGTTAGGCGAATTAAAAGCGAGATTAGAGAAATTAGGATATGAACGGGGGAAGGTAATCCCTTTAACACCCTTCCGTGCGAATAAAATAATCCTTCTTATTATATCTGCAGGCGCTACTGCCGGAGGGGTATTATTGTTGAGAGAATTGTTCCCCATAAGTGAAACAGCTCAAGGAGCAATTTATCTGACTTTATTTTTAATAATAGCATTATTACTCTTTACACCTCTGTGGATTCTGGATGTATTAATGGTTGCATTAGCCGGATCTATAATATTCCCTTCGCTTGCAATAGTAAGTGTATTGCGGGAATTAGACGGCAATAGGGCTGCCCCAAAACATATAGTGATGCTTTATGTCAAAACCATAATTATAACGATGATAGGGGCTTTGTTTATTGCTGCCGTCCTTGCTGATATCAGGTTTTTCCTTAAATTAGATTCTTTCAGAGGTGTCAAATTTGCTTTTATAGTACCCCTTTTATTGGTCGGTATGTATTATATAGGAAATTACGGTTTTGAAAATAAATATAAAAACAATCGGGGGTATTCTGGTTACATAAAGAACATTATAGAGCTTTTTAATCTGCAAATTCAAGTGAAACATCTAGTTTTGCTGGCTTTTGCAGGAGCAGTAGTAACAATATATTTATTAAGGTCGGGCAATCTGCCCGGTATAGGGGTTTCAGGTTTGGAGATGAAAATAAGGGCTTTTCTGGAAGATGCCTTTATAGCCAGACCCAGGACTAAGGAATTCCTGATAGGCCATCCCATGCTAATTCTTTTAATAGGTTCCTGCAATGTAATGAGCCTTTCGAAATTTAAGCTGCCGCTTGCATTAGGGGCAGCTGTCGGCCAGATCTCCGTAGTTAATACCTTTAGTCACCTTCATATTCCTATTCTCCTCTCTGTTTACAGGACCCTTTACGGTGGAGTTATAGGGCTGTTTATAGGTCTTTTTATCTTTGCTGTTTGGAAGGACATTGAGAAGAGGCTAAAAGCAGTGAGGAAGGAGCATAATGATGAGTAA
- a CDS encoding LmeA family phospholipid-binding protein, translating into MKRIALFILLLGILIGLTIEVIAPAVIAKGVEMALKRTLDGNYSVSLNAHPKLKMLTGRFENIYVKVNDVNVAGVKIDEVLMRVDDIKLNLKGFIMKRILDFEGEKDIKGEIVIGEKDLQDALNLEGNGFKDISIHITPEESVILASSRVFNDVFNLIIAGEFSKLSDKKIGFSIKEIMIENEPLPDKLQKKLLSGTVFYLDLTDIPGIKIQKVQAEDEKILIYFESI; encoded by the coding sequence ATGAAACGTATAGCTCTCTTTATACTTTTGTTGGGAATCTTAATAGGGTTGACTATAGAGGTTATTGCACCAGCGGTGATAGCAAAAGGGGTTGAAATGGCTTTAAAAAGGACTCTGGATGGGAACTATTCCGTCAGCCTGAATGCTCATCCGAAGTTAAAAATGCTGACTGGCAGATTTGAGAATATATATGTTAAAGTTAATGATGTAAATGTAGCAGGGGTTAAAATTGATGAGGTTTTGATGAGGGTGGACGATATAAAATTGAATTTAAAAGGATTTATAATGAAGCGTATCCTTGATTTTGAAGGGGAAAAAGATATAAAAGGGGAAATCGTCATCGGTGAAAAGGATTTACAGGATGCCTTGAACTTAGAGGGAAATGGTTTCAAAGATATAAGCATCCATATTACCCCCGAGGAAAGTGTTATACTGGCTTCTTCCCGGGTTTTTAATGATGTTTTCAATTTAATAATTGCAGGGGAATTTTCGAAGCTGTCGGATAAAAAGATAGGGTTTTCTATTAAAGAGATTATGATTGAGAATGAGCCCCTGCCTGATAAGCTTCAAAAAAAACTGCTGTCAGGAACAGTTTTTTATCTAGATCTTACTGATATTCCCGGGATAAAAATCCAAAAGGTTCAGGCAGAAGATGAGAAAATCCTTATTTATTTTGAATCCATATAG
- the prfB gene encoding peptide chain release factor 2 (programmed frameshift): protein MCKLHEYKSRLEEIAKDIEEMGASLDIAAKKKEIAELEAKMGLPDFWDNPEEAQSVIQKLNSLKDKVEVYENIKECYEELLIIFELVEEEGDFGLERELGEGLIKLKQDIENLKLQTLLNGKYDKNNCIMSLHAGAGGTEAQDWVQMLLRMYTRWAEKKGYIVQTLDFLPGEEAGIKSVTLLIKGKNAYGYLKSEKGVHRLVRISPFDASGRRHTSFASVDVIPEIDDDIEIQINPEDIKIDTYRSGGAGGQHVNKTDSAVRITHIPTGIVVQCQNERSQHSNRLTAMKILKARLFEMYMEEQKEKLDELRGEQREIAWGSQIRSYVFHPYNMVKDHRTNVEVGNINAVMDGEIDIFINAYLRNLS, encoded by the exons TTGTGTAAGTTGCATGAATATAAAAGCCGGCTAGAAGAAATTGCAAAAGATATAGAGGAAATGGGGGCTTCTCTT GACATCGCCGCAAAGAAAAAGGAAATTGCAGAACTCGAAGCAAAAATGGGTTTGCCTGATTTCTGGGATAACCCCGAAGAAGCACAAAGCGTAATCCAGAAGCTCAACTCTCTAAAAGATAAAGTAGAGGTCTACGAGAATATAAAAGAATGTTATGAAGAACTATTGATTATTTTTGAGCTGGTTGAAGAAGAGGGAGATTTCGGCTTAGAAAGAGAACTGGGCGAAGGCCTTATAAAACTCAAACAGGATATTGAAAATCTCAAACTGCAGACCCTCTTGAATGGGAAGTATGATAAGAACAACTGTATTATGTCCCTTCATGCCGGTGCTGGCGGGACAGAAGCTCAGGATTGGGTCCAGATGCTCCTGAGGATGTATACCCGCTGGGCAGAAAAAAAGGGGTACATCGTTCAAACACTGGATTTCCTGCCGGGGGAAGAAGCAGGTATAAAGAGTGTAACCCTATTGATAAAAGGAAAAAACGCTTACGGTTACCTTAAATCAGAGAAAGGCGTCCACAGATTGGTCAGGATATCCCCCTTTGATGCTTCCGGCAGGCGCCACACATCTTTTGCTTCTGTGGATGTGATTCCTGAGATAGATGATGATATCGAAATTCAGATAAACCCAGAAGATATTAAAATAGATACCTACAGGTCAGGGGGGGCAGGGGGACAGCATGTAAATAAGACTGATTCTGCGGTGAGGATTACCCACATTCCTACGGGAATAGTGGTTCAATGCCAAAACGAAAGGTCACAGCACAGCAACCGCCTTACTGCTATGAAGATTTTGAAAGCCCGTCTCTTTGAAATGTACATGGAAGAACAAAAGGAGAAGCTGGACGAGCTGAGAGGGGAACAGAGAGAGATAGCCTGGGGAAGCCAGATACGTTCCTATGTTTTCCATCCCTATAATATGGTTAAAGACCACCGAACAAATGTAGAGGTGGGGAATATAAATGCCGTAATGGATGGAGAAATAGATATATTCATAAATGCATATTTAAGGAATTTATCATAA
- the secA gene encoding preprotein translocase subunit SecA yields MLGLLKNIFGNYNDREIKKLSKIVEVINNLEPEVSSLTDVQLKTKTGEFRERLDRGAALDDILPEAFAVVRETAKRTLGMRHFDVQILGGIVLHQGRIAEMKTGEGKTLVATLPAYLNALEGKGVHIVTVNDYLAKRDSQWMGEVYRFLGLDVGLIIHGLDFEERKKAYNAHITYGTNNEFGFDYLRDNMVLYKEHMVQRELNYAIIDEVDSILIDEARTPLIISGQTEQSTDIYYNFARFVPRLKRDVDYTVDEKAHSVVLTEEGIAKAERFLNIDNLYDERYMELAHHLNQALKAHVLMKRDRDYVVKDGQVIIVDEFTGRLMFGRRYSEGLHQAIEAKEGVRVERESQTLATITFQNYFRMYKKLAGMTGTAATEEEEFQKIYGLDVVVIPTNEPMIRKDYPDVIYKTEAGKFKAVVEEIIQCHSKGQPVLVGTVSIEKSELLSEMLRKRGIPHQVLNAKHHEKEAEIIAKAGQRGMVTIATNMAGRGTDIVLGDGVAELGGLHIIGTERHESRRIDNQLRGRAGRQGDPGSSRFYVSLEDDLMRLFGGDNIKNIMERLGMDDDQPIEHPLITRSIENAQKRVEARNFDIRKHVLEYDDVMNKQREVIYSQRKKVLEGENLKESILGMIEEVISNMVDTYCVEGVHPEEWDLKGLIEYAEDIFLPRNSFRIDNVEEVTREELKQRLVEKALALYESREKELGSDTMREFERVITLKIVDKKWMDHIDAMDQLRQGIGLRAYGQRDPVMEYKFEGYEMFKAMIRSIQEDTVKYLFKAQVQNIPQRHQVVRRVSESQENTGRREPVRNQKVGRNDPCPCGSGKKYKKCCGR; encoded by the coding sequence GTGCTGGGGTTGTTAAAGAATATATTCGGAAACTACAACGACAGGGAAATAAAAAAATTAAGCAAAATTGTTGAAGTGATCAACAACCTTGAGCCTGAAGTTTCTTCCCTGACTGATGTTCAATTAAAAACAAAAACCGGAGAATTTAGAGAAAGGCTGGACAGGGGGGCAGCCCTTGATGATATTCTTCCCGAAGCCTTTGCCGTTGTTAGAGAAACAGCTAAAAGGACTTTGGGGATGAGGCATTTCGATGTCCAGATACTAGGAGGTATAGTCCTGCATCAGGGGAGAATTGCGGAAATGAAAACGGGGGAAGGCAAAACCCTTGTGGCTACACTCCCTGCTTATCTTAATGCCCTTGAAGGTAAGGGGGTCCATATCGTAACGGTAAACGACTACCTGGCAAAGCGGGACAGCCAGTGGATGGGTGAAGTTTATCGATTTCTAGGGCTGGACGTAGGGCTGATTATTCACGGGCTCGATTTTGAGGAAAGGAAAAAGGCGTATAATGCTCATATAACCTATGGTACCAACAATGAGTTCGGGTTTGACTATTTAAGGGATAATATGGTACTGTATAAAGAACATATGGTTCAGCGGGAATTGAATTATGCCATAATAGATGAAGTAGACAGCATTTTAATCGATGAGGCCAGGACACCCCTTATTATATCAGGCCAAACAGAACAATCTACAGATATATACTATAATTTTGCCAGGTTCGTACCCAGATTGAAAAGGGATGTAGATTACACCGTTGATGAAAAAGCCCATTCAGTAGTCCTTACTGAAGAGGGGATAGCTAAAGCTGAAAGGTTCTTGAATATCGATAATCTGTATGATGAAAGGTATATGGAATTGGCCCATCACCTGAACCAGGCTTTAAAGGCCCATGTCTTAATGAAACGCGACAGGGATTACGTTGTAAAGGACGGTCAGGTTATTATTGTCGATGAGTTTACCGGCCGTCTTATGTTCGGGCGGCGCTACAGTGAAGGGCTTCATCAGGCTATAGAAGCCAAGGAAGGCGTAAGGGTCGAAAGGGAAAGTCAGACCCTTGCTACTATTACCTTCCAGAACTATTTCAGGATGTATAAAAAGCTGGCTGGGATGACGGGTACAGCAGCTACAGAGGAAGAGGAATTTCAGAAGATTTACGGGCTGGATGTTGTGGTAATTCCTACAAATGAGCCGATGATAAGAAAGGATTACCCAGATGTGATATATAAAACGGAAGCGGGGAAATTCAAGGCAGTAGTTGAGGAGATAATCCAGTGCCATTCAAAAGGCCAGCCTGTGCTTGTAGGAACTGTTTCTATCGAGAAATCGGAATTATTAAGTGAAATGCTTAGAAAACGCGGCATTCCCCATCAGGTTTTAAATGCCAAACACCATGAAAAAGAAGCTGAAATAATAGCAAAGGCCGGCCAGAGGGGTATGGTTACCATAGCTACGAATATGGCAGGAAGAGGGACGGATATAGTCCTTGGAGATGGAGTTGCAGAGCTGGGAGGTCTCCATATAATTGGGACCGAACGCCATGAAAGCAGGAGGATAGATAACCAGTTGAGAGGCAGGGCGGGCCGTCAGGGGGATCCGGGTTCATCCAGATTTTATGTTTCATTGGAAGATGACCTGATGCGCCTTTTTGGCGGTGATAATATAAAAAACATTATGGAAAGGCTGGGTATGGACGATGACCAGCCTATAGAGCACCCCCTTATTACCCGGTCTATTGAAAACGCTCAGAAGAGAGTAGAAGCTAGAAACTTCGATATTAGAAAACACGTTTTGGAATATGATGATGTGATGAATAAACAGAGGGAGGTTATCTATTCCCAGAGGAAAAAGGTTCTTGAAGGGGAAAATCTCAAAGAAAGCATTCTCGGCATGATAGAGGAAGTAATCAGCAATATGGTGGATACTTACTGTGTGGAAGGTGTCCATCCGGAGGAATGGGATCTTAAAGGGTTAATCGAATATGCTGAAGATATTTTCCTCCCCAGGAATTCTTTCAGAATCGATAATGTGGAAGAGGTCACCAGGGAGGAACTGAAGCAAAGGCTTGTAGAAAAGGCTTTAGCTCTCTATGAATCTCGGGAAAAAGAGCTGGGCAGCGATACTATGAGGGAATTTGAACGGGTTATAACCCTTAAAATAGTTGACAAAAAGTGGATGGACCATATAGATGCCATGGACCAACTGCGTCAGGGGATCGGCCTGAGGGCATATGGTCAAAGGGACCCCGTTATGGAATATAAATTTGAAGGTTACGAGATGTTCAAGGCTATGATCAGGAGCATTCAGGAAGATACAGTGAAGTACCTTTTCAAAGCCCAGGTCCAAAACATACCCCAGAGACACCAGGTAGTCCGGCGAGTATCAGAAAGCCAGGAGAATACAGGCAGAAGAGAACCTGTTAGAAATCAGAAAGTGGGAAGAAATGACCCGTGTCCTTGCGGCAGCGGTAAGAAATACAAAAAATGCTGTGGCAGATAA
- a CDS encoding FAD-dependent oxidoreductase — protein sequence MKFSNRNILIGLLITVIITAAVIYFVAKNGPVTFQYGRYNDNKDSGGIAVLCYHHLAPMELGKHINNNAVVPVEIFKEQIEYLHSEGFYTASMEELEQYLKGEINLPEKTVVITFDDGYESNYVYAYPILREYNMKATIFVIGSKIPEKNGEFKPEVLTNIDEEQLRELNESGIFSFEGHTFDLHKYIDNKPAVYKMNNRELDLDFTKFKEFCDKVGIKRPTAISYPFGVVTNNFIKTALEHGYRLGFTVKPGYVKPGHDLMKLNRFVVYPYYSIYTFGEIVNGQWSPETNKPKGSGDADYDLIVVGSDPEGIAAAVSASRLGLRTLLIDSRDQVGGLMTLGGLATIDMNYSPEGSIVTLGIFKEFYDKLGRVTSFDIETARAIFDDMLKESKVTVVLEREDIQPLMEDSKITGIEAYFKGSKEVYTAEMVIDATQDADIAAASGVPYTTGMEDIGLNDRQMVATLIFRLKGVNWERVREYLNGDGDKFTGADDTSAWGYSIMYKYKPLNPNLRMRGLNMARQKDGSVLVNALQIFYVYPLSRESREKAMQDGINELPRIIEFMNKNCPGLENAELAGTARELYIRESRHIIGEYRLTINDVLENRYFEDTIAFGSYPVDIQPTSPQDYGMVVGNPAKYGIPFRCLVPLKVDNLLVVGRAASFDSLAAGSARTIPVGMGAGEAAGVAARYSLDNNLTFREIAGNIYHVIKIREMLNKQGGGIYPFSYNVPNQDHWSYPYIRRLRARGLIYGRYDNNYFVDEQIPNDKLSDLMNTVFSRIDNNHSYIPNYKKGKATTRDVMTLLSRHLGAAYNIDSLYDSGMIGDITYNRWNGIEVPTYGHIYALLSDILDYYEMK from the coding sequence ATGAAATTCTCAAACAGGAATATCTTAATTGGGCTCCTGATTACCGTGATTATTACCGCAGCGGTTATATACTTTGTTGCTAAAAACGGGCCGGTAACATTTCAGTACGGTAGATATAATGACAACAAAGATAGCGGCGGGATAGCGGTTCTGTGCTATCATCACCTTGCCCCTATGGAACTGGGCAAACACATAAACAACAATGCGGTTGTCCCTGTGGAGATTTTCAAAGAACAGATAGAATATCTGCATAGTGAAGGGTTTTATACCGCTTCAATGGAGGAATTGGAGCAGTATTTAAAAGGTGAAATTAACCTTCCCGAGAAAACGGTAGTTATTACCTTTGATGATGGATATGAATCCAATTATGTCTATGCATATCCCATTTTAAGGGAATATAACATGAAAGCAACGATATTTGTAATAGGCAGCAAAATCCCTGAAAAAAACGGTGAATTTAAACCGGAGGTTTTAACCAACATAGATGAGGAACAGTTGAGGGAATTAAATGAAAGCGGGATATTTTCCTTTGAAGGCCATACCTTTGACCTGCATAAGTACATAGACAATAAACCCGCCGTTTATAAAATGAATAACCGTGAATTAGACCTTGATTTTACGAAGTTTAAGGAGTTCTGCGACAAAGTCGGGATAAAGAGACCCACAGCTATCTCTTATCCCTTCGGGGTTGTGACAAACAACTTTATAAAAACGGCCCTAGAACACGGTTACAGACTTGGATTTACTGTAAAGCCGGGTTACGTTAAACCCGGTCACGACCTTATGAAATTGAACAGATTTGTTGTTTACCCGTATTATTCCATCTATACCTTCGGAGAGATAGTGAATGGGCAGTGGTCCCCTGAAACGAATAAACCTAAGGGGTCAGGGGATGCGGATTATGACCTTATAGTTGTGGGTTCAGACCCGGAAGGCATTGCGGCAGCGGTGTCGGCCTCTCGTTTGGGTCTTAGAACCCTGCTCATTGACAGCAGGGATCAGGTGGGGGGGCTTATGACCTTAGGCGGTCTGGCTACCATAGATATGAATTATTCTCCCGAAGGAAGCATAGTTACATTGGGTATATTCAAGGAATTTTATGATAAACTGGGTAGGGTGACCTCTTTTGACATAGAAACGGCCAGAGCAATTTTTGATGATATGTTAAAAGAATCAAAGGTTACTGTAGTTCTTGAAAGGGAAGATATTCAACCTTTAATGGAAGATAGCAAAATAACAGGTATTGAAGCCTATTTTAAAGGCAGTAAAGAAGTGTATACGGCAGAAATGGTAATAGATGCCACCCAGGATGCCGACATTGCGGCGGCTTCCGGTGTTCCGTATACTACCGGCATGGAAGATATAGGTTTAAATGACAGGCAAATGGTTGCCACTCTGATATTTAGATTGAAAGGTGTAAACTGGGAAAGGGTACGGGAATATTTAAATGGTGACGGGGATAAATTTACTGGGGCTGATGATACTTCGGCGTGGGGTTATAGTATCATGTATAAGTATAAACCCCTAAACCCAAATCTTAGAATGAGGGGGTTGAATATGGCCCGTCAGAAGGACGGAAGCGTGCTGGTAAATGCCCTTCAGATATTTTATGTATACCCCTTAAGCCGAGAATCACGGGAAAAAGCTATGCAGGATGGAATTAATGAGCTCCCACGGATTATTGAGTTCATGAATAAAAACTGTCCCGGCCTTGAAAATGCGGAGCTTGCAGGGACAGCCCGAGAACTATATATAAGGGAATCCAGGCATATAATAGGGGAATATCGCCTCACCATAAACGATGTGCTGGAAAACCGATATTTCGAGGATACCATAGCCTTCGGAAGTTACCCGGTAGATATCCAGCCCACCAGCCCTCAGGATTACGGGATGGTAGTAGGGAATCCGGCGAAATACGGTATACCGTTCCGCTGCCTTGTCCCGCTGAAGGTTGATAACCTGCTTGTAGTAGGAAGGGCAGCCAGTTTTGATTCTCTAGCGGCAGGCAGTGCAAGGACTATACCCGTAGGTATGGGTGCCGGTGAAGCCGCAGGTGTTGCTGCCAGGTATTCCCTGGATAATAACTTGACTTTCAGAGAAATAGCCGGTAATATTTATCATGTTATAAAAATTAGGGAGATGTTGAACAAGCAGGGAGGGGGTATTTATCCATTTAGCTATAATGTACCGAATCAAGACCACTGGTCCTACCCATATATAAGACGCCTCCGGGCAAGAGGTCTGATATATGGCAGGTATGATAACAACTATTTCGTAGACGAGCAGATTCCAAATGATAAACTATCTGACCTTATGAATACGGTTTTCAGCAGAATTGATAATAACCATTCCTATATCCCTAATTATAAAAAAGGAAAAGCAACAACCCGGGATGTCATGACCTTGTTGAGCAGACATCTAGGAGCTGCTTATAATATAGATTCCTTATATGATTCAGGAATGATAGGAGACATTACTTATAATCGCTGGAATGGTATAGAGGTTCCTACCTATGGTCACATATATGCCCTCCTTTCCGATATCCTTGATTATTATGAGATGAAATAA
- the csaB gene encoding polysaccharide pyruvyl transferase CsaB — protein sequence MSNIVIAGYYGFSNAGDEAILCALIEELKKLGGNLNITVLSARPDKTASEYGVNSVKRSSLVQVFRAMRQSRIFISGGGSLLQDVTSWRSLYYYLFLMTLAKKLGLITVLYANGVGPINSPINRYITKAVLEQHDFLSVRDEESKSFLRKLGILKKAIDITADPAFTLKPAAPEQGAEILKTEGINPEDGSPIIGICIRPWKGENKDYRHVLAKAADFISREFKARILFLPLHEGEDRQESLEIMRLMETDSLLLKGSYNPKELMSVIGYLELLIGVRLHSLIFAAAVGTPFAGISYDPKIDSFLKSFNMGPIGRLEGPDLNDLLIKLDDVWRNRDNMRRKIKEKARKMAERVNEHNRQLFKLLNIMPS from the coding sequence ATGAGTAATATCGTTATTGCAGGTTATTACGGTTTTTCTAATGCCGGTGATGAAGCGATCCTTTGTGCCCTAATTGAAGAATTAAAAAAACTCGGAGGAAACCTTAATATAACCGTTTTATCGGCCCGGCCAGATAAAACGGCTTCTGAGTACGGGGTAAATTCAGTAAAAAGAAGCAGCTTAGTACAGGTTTTTAGGGCTATGAGACAATCCCGAATATTCATCAGCGGAGGAGGGAGTCTTTTACAAGATGTTACCAGCTGGAGAAGTCTGTACTACTATCTTTTTTTGATGACGCTGGCAAAAAAGCTGGGGCTTATTACCGTATTGTATGCAAATGGTGTAGGACCTATTAATTCGCCCATAAATCGCTACATAACAAAAGCGGTTCTTGAACAGCATGATTTTTTAAGTGTCAGGGATGAAGAATCAAAATCCTTTTTAAGGAAACTGGGCATATTAAAAAAAGCCATTGATATTACTGCTGACCCGGCCTTTACCTTGAAGCCGGCAGCCCCTGAGCAGGGGGCAGAAATTCTAAAAACGGAGGGTATTAATCCCGAAGACGGCAGTCCCATCATAGGTATTTGCATAAGGCCGTGGAAAGGGGAAAATAAGGATTACAGGCATGTTTTGGCAAAAGCAGCAGATTTTATTTCCCGGGAATTTAAAGCCAGAATCCTTTTTCTACCCTTGCACGAGGGGGAGGACCGGCAGGAATCACTGGAGATTATGAGACTTATGGAAACGGATAGCCTGTTGCTGAAGGGTTCTTATAATCCTAAGGAACTTATGAGCGTTATAGGCTACCTTGAACTGTTGATAGGGGTGCGGCTTCATTCCCTTATATTTGCTGCCGCTGTGGGAACTCCATTTGCAGGGATTTCATATGACCCGAAAATAGACAGCTTCCTTAAGAGTTTTAACATGGGACCTATAGGCAGATTAGAAGGACCAGATTTGAATGACCTCCTTATAAAGTTAGATGATGTCTGGAGAAATCGGGACAACATGAGGAGAAAGATAAAAGAAAAGGCCCGGAAAATGGCCGAACGCGTAAATGAACATAACAGGCAATTGTTTAAGTTATTAAATATTATGCCATCATAA